A window of Synergistales bacterium genomic DNA:
AGGCACCTCAAGGGCTGTCAGCATGTCTACAAGCATCTCGGAAAATACCTGATAGAGCTCTTCTCTGGTCTTGATCCTTTTTCGGTTTGCTGTTTCGTTCAGCCTTTCCAGAAGCTCCTCGCTGAGGTCAACACCCACATCGCCGGAGATCAGCTGCTCCTCCAGCTCCTCCCAAAACGTGTCATCCAGGGGGCCGCCGCTGAAGATTCGGGTGATGCCACCGCTCCAGCTTCTTGTCACACCTTTGAGTTTCTCCTGCAGGGAGCGAACCAGCGACATGTGCGTTCATTCCTTTCCGTGGCTTGCTGAAGAGGATGTCTTATCAGCAGTGTTTTGCCGGGGTGCCTGATTGGTCCTGCCCCCCCGGGAAGAACCGCTGCCACGCCGTTTTTTTCGTTTCGATGGGGCATTGCTTTGGTTTTTCGCGGAGCCTTTCTGCTGGGATTGATCCTTCTTCTCTTTATTGTCCTTGTTGGAGCTGCCCTGTTTTGCCTTCTCTTGTGTGTTGGCGGCGCCACCGGTTGTCTCGCTCCCCTGCTTCTTTTTCGGGCGCCGACGGCGTCGTTTTTTGGATTTCTTTTTTGTGCTTGTCTGGTTCCGCTGTTCCTCCTGGCTCTTCGATTCTTTTGAGGAGGCGCCTGTATCCTTTGCACTCCTGGAATCGCGCTGATTCCGTTTCGAATCTTTTCTCCCGCCCTGTTCCTTCTGTTGTGCTGTTCCTCTCGGGGGCGAAGGCGATGGATGCATCGCCTGCTCCACGTTCCGTTCCGATGACGAAGGGAGGGAGGCGGGGGCCAGTCGGTCCAGAAAGGCATCGTCGGTACCGTTTTTCACGGCCTCCCTGAACTCCTCGAAGGAGGTGATGGGGAGCTCGAGGTGTTTCCCTTCGTTGCTGACGATCCGGACGGTGTGTGTATGGATGTCCACACCGGCGAGTACATAGGTTTTCTGCGGTCCCCGTACTTTCGATCCCGGGTTGGGAAGCTGCTCCCAGAGACGATGGTACATGTCGTGTTCGAATCCCATACAGCACATAAGCCGACCGCATATGCCCGAAATCTTTGTGGGATTTAAGGCAAGATTCTGTTCTTTCACCATTCGGATACAAATGGGTGAGAAGCGATTGAGCCAATAGCTGCAGCAGCAGGGCATTCCGCAGGGGCCGAGACCGCCGCCGACCTTCGCCTCGTCCCGTACGCCAATCTGGCGCAATTCGATACGTGTCCGGAATTCCCTTGCGAGATCGCGTACGTAGGAACGGAAATCCACCCGTTGTTCGGAGGTGAAGTAAAGAAACATCTTTTTCTTGTGAAAGAGGAACTCTACGTCCACCAGTTTCATGTCCAGGTTGTGAGAACGGAGAATCTCCCGGGCCTTCAACAGGGCTTCGTCTTCCTCGGCGGCGGTAGAGCTGCGGATGTCCAAGTCATGCTCGTCGGCCAGGCGTACAAACTCTACATCTTGCAATTGAGGATCGTTGCCGCGGGATGATCCGTTTTTTTGTTCTTCTTTGTTCTTTTTTTTGTATTTTTCTATCTGTTCATTGTTGAGAGGACCGGCCACAAGGGCCAGTTCTTCGCCGCGTGAGGTCTTGGCAAGTATCCATATGCCCCGCTGGAATGTGGTTTCCTCTGTTTCGAGTACCCCCATATAGCGGGGTTTACCAAAAATTGTCAAATACGTGTTCAATAGGGTATTCCTCCTTGACAGCAAGACAGGCCAGATCCATAAGCATGGATTGCGAAAGCCTGCCGTTCTCCGCGAGGCGCCGCAGCGTCTCGAGGCGCCGTGCGGTCTCATAGCGTCGGCAGGCGATGGAGGCCGTCACAAGGCCGTCCAGTTCAGTAGAAAGCCTTGCATCCTCTTTGGTGCTCTGCGCCATTCCCCGAAACCACTCAACCCACTCATGATCGTTTTGAGGAAGCGATGAACGGTTTCGGTGTATCTCCGGCTTGATGCGCAGAGTCCACAGGCGACTGATGATCGTCGGTAGCGTTGCTTCTGTCTCCATGAAAAGAAGCAGACGGGCCTTGGGAGGGGGTTCTTCAAGCAGCTTGAGAAGGCTGTTGGCCGCAGCCGGAGAAAGCCGGTCGGCGTGGAAGATAACACCTACCCTGCAGGAGGTGGCAACGGGCTGGAGGGTGAGCTCGGCCGCCAGTTGACGGCACTGGCGGATGCCTGGTGGCTTCCCGGGTTCGGCGGCGAACAGGAGGTCTGGATGGTTCGCTTCGCTGTCCTCTTGTGTGGCGGCATCCTGTCGTCCGGACAGGTAGATCTGCCCGAATCGTTCGGCCAGGGGGACGAAGCAGCTTTCCACAGTAAGCACTCCCAGGGATTGCGGAAGCCTCCCCTGTGCCGCCATGGTGCGCATCTCTTTCCAGCTGTTGTGCTCCTCTAAAGAAAAAGGGAGATCACGCATCCTTTGATTTCCTCCAGAACCTCGTACAGCCGTGTCCGTTCTCCTTCGCGAGTCAGGATGACCTCGAGCTCGTCGAGAAGGGACTCTGTTTTTTCTATGGTAACCATAACGGTGTTCCCGCCGCGCTTCCAGTTGAACTTTCTGTTGATATGGTATTTCTGCTCTGCCAGGTACATGATCTTGCCGGTGAGAAGCCGGTAGTGCTGTAGAAGCTTCCGCGAGGGGAAACGGAAGAGCTGTTCGGCGATCTCATCCATCTCGCTCAGCAGAAGCTGTACCTCTTGTCCTTCCAAAGAGGCCTCAAAACCAGGTTGCTTCTGCGGTGCCGCCTTACCGCTTGTTTTATGCCCCGAAAAAATGCTCTGTTTTCGTGCGGCTTGTTCACTCTGTTTTTTCGTGACTCTCATGGCAATCCTTTCGCGTCCTCTGCAGTGAGCGAAACGAGCCTCTCTTCGACGACACCGACTGTCGTTGGTGTCGGCTGGGTTCCATCAAGAACGACAATCCGCTCCGGGTACTCCCTGGCTAGGCTTTGATATCCCTGCCGGACACGGTCAAGGAACGCTCTTTCCTGTTCCATCCGGTCAGGGCTCCCCCGTTTGCGTATCCGTTCGATTGCACACTCCAGCGGGATATCAAGCAAAAAGGTGACATCCGGTATGGGAAAGGCTGCGGTGTCGTAGGCCTGCTCCAGGAAGGACCGGGGGCAGCCGCGTCCCCAGATCTGATAGGCCCTTGTGGAGTCGCTGTATCGTTCACACAGGACCAGGGCCTTCCTCTTCAGAGCCGGTTTGATGACACGATGGACATGTTCGGTCCTGTCCGCCAGAAACAGGAAGAGCTCTGTAGCGCTCTGCAGAGGGTCATGCTGCAGAAGCAGCCTTCGAACCATGGCCCCGCCATTGTCCCATCCTCCTGGTTCTCGTGTGCGGAGAACCTCCAGTTCCGGAAAGACGGTACGCATCCGCTCCTGTGTCGCACGTGCCACGGTGGTTTTCCCGGAGCCGTCGATACCTTCAAAGGTTATCAGCAATGGTCTGATCCGTCCCATCCCAGCTATCAAAAGGTGTAACTCAATCCGACGGAACGCTGAGGTGTAGCGCCGGTTTCGCCGTATCGAAAGAAGAGGCCCATCCGCTTGTTCAAGGCGATGTTCCCCTGTGTGTACCAGGCTCCGCCCTGCTCGTCCCACCAGGATGTGGTGAGCCGGAAGGGATTGTTCGCTTTCCCCAGTTGCACACCTATCCCCGTACGGCCCATGACGATTCCTCCCCATACGCGGCCCCAGGCTGTCGAGATGCCGGGTGCCAGGGTAACACGATTTGCAGTGGGGACCCCTCGGAAGGCAAGCCGTACCCCCTTCCGCCCTCCGGAAGGCGTTATCCAGAACGAGCTGTCCAGCAGCAGCTCCTTGTCGGACCTGTCAGCCAAGGGGGCTGTGGCGTTCAGTTCTCCTTCAATCTTTATATCCGATACCTGACGGTAGACCGCGTCGGCCCGTTCTGTCAACGTCTGGATTTTCCGGACCGTTGCCGGCAGACCATTGTCGCCGCTCTGGAAGAGTTCCTGGTCTGCGGTGGCCGTGAGTCGCTTGATCTCCTCAGCCGCCTGCCCGATTTCCACTACGGTGCTCCGCAGATCCTCTCCGGCCAGCTGATCTTCGTCAAAGGCTGCGAGGAAGGTGTCGATGCGGTTCAAGATATCGTTGAGCGTCTGCATGGACTCCTGCACTCTATCGCGATTCTCCCTGAGAATGGCATCGCCTGTTTCCAGGGTGCGTTCCATCCGTTCGGAGACACCGGTAATCCGCTCTTTGCCTTGAGCCACAAGCTCCCGCAGCTCCTGGGCCGTCATCTCTATCTCCTCTATGGTGTCTTCCCCCTTACGGAAAAGCTGGGGGATACGCTCCAGAGCCATGCCAAGTTCTTCCCTGCGTTCCGGTGGTCCAAGGATGTCGTTGACGTAGCCGAATGTTCGATGGATCTGATCGAGGTTGCTGCGCAGCTCCGCAATCACAGTATCCAGTGAAGGGACGATCTCTCCGGAAACCTGCTCGCCACTGTTGAGCATCCGTTCGCTTTTCCCGCGTATAACACGGATAATCGGTTCCCCCAGCAGCCCCTCGGAACCAATCACGAAACGGCTGTCCACAGGGATACGGATGTGGGATTGCAGACGAATCAGGAGATGCACCGAATCCGGAGTCAGCTCGATCTGCTCGACGATCCCGCTGGTGACGCCTGAGACATACACGCGGGCGCCCTTGGTGAGCCCCCGGATCTCCGGGAAGCTTGCGGTGATTCGGTATCCCTTCCAGGGGAAGATATCGCTGGACACAAAGAGAAGGGTCCCCCCCAATACACAGAGAGCGGCGAGGATGACAAAGCCGACGCGGAGTTCACGACTCAAGGGGATCGCCTCCCACCACAGGCTCCACGCCCCTTTTGAATGAACGTACATGCCTGTTCGACGAAAGCTCCCATTCCTCACCCGTTCCTTCCCAGAGCATACGTCCTTCTGCCATGAGAAGCATCCGGTCGGAGATGCCGAGAGCGGAGACCACATCATGGGTTACAGAGAGGACGGTGGTTCCGTAGGTCTCAGCCAGTTTCACAATGAGCGCATCCACCTGGCGTGCGGTTACGGGATCCAGGCCCGTTGTGGGTTCATCGAGCAGGAGAAAGTCGGGACGATGGACAAGAGATCGTGCCAGAGCCACCCTCTTGCGCATACCGCCTGAAAGCTCCTCCGGGAGCCGCTCCCCTGTGCCGGCCAGGCCGACCTGTTCCAGCATGATACGCACTCGTTCTGCGATCTCCTGCTCCTTCCAGTGCTGGTGGAAACAGTGCCGCAGTGGGAAGGCCACATTCTGCTCCACCGAAAGGGAGTCGAAGAGTGCCCCTCCCTGGAATACGATCCCGATCCTGTTTCTGATATCCCTGGTGTAGTGGAGGGTGGTGTTCCGGAACACGGTTTGCCCGAAAAGCCGTCCTTCGCCTTCCTTTGCCTCCGCAAGGCCGGCCACCACTCGGAGCAGGGTCGTTTTGCCGCACCCGGAGGGTCCCATCAGTGAAACGATTTCCCCCCTGAAGATGCAGAGGCTGACCTTGCGCAGTATCAGGTTGTGCCCAAAGGTGAGACTCGTGTTGTTGAGAAAAAGCGCCTCCTCAGACATCACATATTCCCTCGCTGGAGCCCTCCAAAAAATATAAAAGAAAGAAAGAAGTTTGTTATCAGTATAAGCATATTGCTCCAGATGACGGCGCTGGTGGTCGCTCTGCCCACACCCTTGGCCCCCTGTTTTGCGTTGAATCCCTCGGAACAGGAGACCACGGCCATGATCATGCCGAAGGTCAGCCCCTTGGTCAGTCCGCCCAGCAGATCCTTGACCGTCACCAGTTCGATGACGGAGCGTTTGAACAGCTGCATCGGCACACCCTGGCTCGCCACGTAGACAAACCCTCCGAGGATGCTGATCGCAATGGAAAAAATGATCAATACCGGCAGCATCACCGTGCATGCCAGCAACCGGGGGCCGCCTACGAATCCTACCTCGCTGATCCCGAAAGCCCGGAGGGCCTCCAGCTGCTCTGATACCTTCATGGTGCCGATTTCGGCGGCCATCGCC
This region includes:
- a CDS encoding ATP-binding cassette domain-containing protein, translating into MSEEALFLNNTSLTFGHNLILRKVSLCIFRGEIVSLMGPSGCGKTTLLRVVAGLAEAKEGEGRLFGQTVFRNTTLHYTRDIRNRIGIVFQGGALFDSLSVEQNVAFPLRHCFHQHWKEQEIAERVRIMLEQVGLAGTGERLPEELSGGMRKRVALARSLVHRPDFLLLDEPTTGLDPVTARQVDALIVKLAETYGTTVLSVTHDVVSALGISDRMLLMAEGRMLWEGTGEEWELSSNRHVRSFKRGVEPVVGGDPLES
- a CDS encoding DUF327 family protein; translation: MRVTKKQSEQAARKQSIFSGHKTSGKAAPQKQPGFEASLEGQEVQLLLSEMDEIAEQLFRFPSRKLLQHYRLLTGKIMYLAEQKYHINRKFNWKRGGNTVMVTIEKTESLLDELEVILTREGERTRLYEVLEEIKGCVISLFL
- a CDS encoding MlaD family protein, with protein sequence MSRELRVGFVILAALCVLGGTLLFVSSDIFPWKGYRITASFPEIRGLTKGARVYVSGVTSGIVEQIELTPDSVHLLIRLQSHIRIPVDSRFVIGSEGLLGEPIIRVIRGKSERMLNSGEQVSGEIVPSLDTVIAELRSNLDQIHRTFGYVNDILGPPERREELGMALERIPQLFRKGEDTIEEIEMTAQELRELVAQGKERITGVSERMERTLETGDAILRENRDRVQESMQTLNDILNRIDTFLAAFDEDQLAGEDLRSTVVEIGQAAEEIKRLTATADQELFQSGDNGLPATVRKIQTLTERADAVYRQVSDIKIEGELNATAPLADRSDKELLLDSSFWITPSGGRKGVRLAFRGVPTANRVTLAPGISTAWGRVWGGIVMGRTGIGVQLGKANNPFRLTTSWWDEQGGAWYTQGNIALNKRMGLFFRYGETGATPQRSVGLSYTF
- the tmk gene encoding dTMP kinase produces the protein MGRIRPLLITFEGIDGSGKTTVARATQERMRTVFPELEVLRTREPGGWDNGGAMVRRLLLQHDPLQSATELFLFLADRTEHVHRVIKPALKRKALVLCERYSDSTRAYQIWGRGCPRSFLEQAYDTAAFPIPDVTFLLDIPLECAIERIRKRGSPDRMEQERAFLDRVRQGYQSLAREYPERIVVLDGTQPTPTTVGVVEERLVSLTAEDAKGLP
- a CDS encoding ABC transporter permease, giving the protein MRLVWFLGKITIALSERLGRFALFGVKLFRAVFSGAWCRANLFEQMEKIGTGSLFMVLITSVFAGMVMAVQTFDQFVRFGATGYIGGVIALTMTRELSPVLTGLVVTGRVGSAMAAEIGTMKVSEQLEALRAFGISEVGFVGGPRLLACTVMLPVLIIFSIAISILGGFVYVASQGVPMQLFKRSVIELVTVKDLLGGLTKGLTFGMIMAVVSCSEGFNAKQGAKGVGRATTSAVIWSNMLILITNFFLSFIFFGGLQRGNM